The proteins below are encoded in one region of Rhodopirellula halodulae:
- a CDS encoding DUF4254 domain-containing protein, producing the protein MSGPANQTGRLPTVTGQVEDWTRLQIDCVRRWHDEPIANPNSGWLAWVCQQHAFNFQLWHEEDVARNPNVTDARIAQVKRSIDRLNQQRNDWIEKLDDAITESIHQSGVAVSEDAPINTETPGSAIDRLSIMSLRMYHYAEHLQRKDVDAEHRTKVETRWLLCQVQHADLSASLQTLMDDLFAGRKRHKTYRQMKMYNDPSLNPEMTG; encoded by the coding sequence GTGAGCGGCCCCGCGAATCAAACAGGCCGCCTTCCCACGGTCACCGGCCAAGTTGAAGACTGGACGCGATTGCAAATCGATTGCGTCCGCCGGTGGCATGACGAACCCATCGCCAACCCGAACTCGGGTTGGCTCGCTTGGGTTTGCCAGCAGCACGCTTTTAATTTTCAGCTCTGGCACGAAGAAGACGTCGCACGCAATCCCAACGTGACCGACGCTCGTATCGCCCAGGTCAAACGATCGATCGATCGTTTGAACCAACAGCGAAACGATTGGATCGAAAAGCTGGACGACGCGATCACCGAGTCGATCCATCAGTCCGGTGTGGCTGTCTCAGAAGACGCTCCCATCAACACCGAGACCCCCGGCAGTGCGATCGACCGTTTGTCGATCATGTCGCTGCGCATGTACCACTACGCGGAACACCTGCAGCGAAAAGATGTGGACGCGGAACATCGAACGAAGGTCGAAACGCGTTGGTTGCTTTGCCAAGTCCAACACGCAGATTTGTCTGCCTCGTTGCAAACGCTGATGGATGATCTCTTTGCCGGCCGCAAACGCCACAAGACCTACCGGCAGATGAAGATGTACAATGACCCCAGCCTCAACCCCGAGATGACCGGCTGA
- the ilvC gene encoding ketol-acid reductoisomerase: MAATIYYENDADLSHLKGKKVAILGYGSQGHAQAQNLRDSGCDVIIGQRPGSANYDLAVSHDFKPMSIAEATKAADVVNVLLPDEVQADIYNESIRDNLSEGNVLMCSHGFNIHFGQISPPKGIDTLLVAPKGPGHLVRSEYEKGGGVPALIALGDGASETTKQIGLAYAKGIGGTRGGVIETTFAEETETDLFGEQVVLCGGVSELVKAGFDTLVEAGYQPEMAYFECMHELKLIVDLLYEGGLSYMRYSISNTAEYGDYVTGPRIITEETKAEMKRVLEEIQKGEFARKWISENRAGAPFFKTTRRNERQHGVEQIGLGLRRMMNWIDEKEV, encoded by the coding sequence ATGGCAGCCACCATTTACTACGAAAACGACGCCGACCTGTCCCACTTGAAGGGCAAAAAGGTCGCGATTCTTGGCTACGGCTCACAAGGCCACGCCCAAGCTCAAAACCTCCGCGACAGCGGATGCGACGTCATCATTGGTCAGCGTCCCGGCAGTGCCAACTACGACCTCGCCGTTTCGCACGACTTCAAACCCATGTCGATCGCGGAAGCCACCAAAGCAGCCGACGTCGTCAACGTGTTGCTTCCCGATGAAGTTCAAGCTGACATCTACAACGAGTCGATTCGCGACAACCTGTCCGAAGGCAACGTGTTGATGTGTTCGCACGGTTTCAACATTCACTTCGGTCAAATTTCGCCTCCCAAAGGCATCGACACCCTGCTCGTCGCTCCCAAGGGCCCCGGCCACTTGGTTCGCAGCGAATACGAAAAGGGCGGCGGCGTTCCCGCATTGATCGCCTTGGGCGACGGTGCATCGGAAACCACCAAGCAAATCGGTTTGGCCTACGCTAAAGGCATCGGCGGCACCCGCGGTGGTGTCATCGAAACCACCTTCGCGGAAGAAACCGAAACCGACTTGTTCGGCGAACAAGTTGTCTTGTGCGGTGGCGTCAGCGAATTGGTCAAAGCTGGTTTCGACACGCTCGTGGAAGCCGGCTACCAACCTGAAATGGCTTACTTCGAGTGCATGCACGAACTGAAGCTGATCGTCGATTTGTTGTACGAAGGTGGTTTGAGCTACATGCGTTACAGCATCAGCAACACCGCTGAATACGGCGACTACGTCACCGGTCCTCGCATCATCACCGAGGAAACCAAAGCCGAGATGAAACGCGTTTTGGAAGAGATCCAAAAAGGCGAATTCGCTCGCAAGTGGATCAGCGAGAACCGTGCCGGTGCACCATTCTTCAAGACCACACGTCGCAACGAGCGTCAGCACGGTGTCGAGCAAATCGGTCTCGGCCTGCGTCGCATGATGAACTGGATCGACGAAAAAGAAGTTTGA
- the ilvN gene encoding acetolactate synthase small subunit, whose amino-acid sequence MASPNQRHLLSALVQNVPGVLAHISGMLASRGYNIDSLAVGETEDPTLSRMTFVVVGDDQVLDQVRKQLEKIVTVVRVLDISANDYVERDLLLVKVTAPAGGVRSEIRELVDIFRGQIVDVGEGEVMIEISGRANKVQAFIERIDRYGIVELVRTGRIAMVRSGSQITSSEPAAEPVQA is encoded by the coding sequence ATGGCCAGTCCCAACCAACGTCATTTGCTCTCGGCACTCGTTCAAAACGTGCCCGGAGTGCTAGCTCACATCTCGGGAATGCTCGCTTCGCGCGGCTACAACATTGATTCGTTGGCAGTCGGTGAAACCGAAGACCCGACGCTTTCGCGAATGACGTTTGTTGTCGTCGGCGACGACCAAGTTCTCGATCAAGTCCGCAAACAACTCGAGAAAATCGTCACCGTCGTCCGTGTATTGGATATCAGCGCCAACGACTACGTCGAACGCGATCTGTTGCTGGTCAAAGTCACGGCTCCCGCAGGCGGAGTCCGCAGTGAAATCCGTGAATTGGTCGATATCTTCCGCGGACAAATCGTCGACGTCGGCGAAGGGGAAGTGATGATCGAAATCAGCGGTCGAGCCAACAAGGTCCAGGCTTTCATCGAACGAATCGATCGCTACGGAATCGTCGAATTGGTCCGCACGGGCCGCATCGCGATGGTTCGCAGCGGTTCGCAAATCACTTCCAGCGAACCCGCCGCGGAACCCGTCCAAGCTTGA
- a CDS encoding segregation and condensation protein A: MSFRIDLPVYRGPIDLLLYLVRRQELSLTEMSLAKVVDQYVAHLEVLQELDLGEVGDFLELAATLVEMKSQAVLPKIEEETEEEAVEDTHEQLVERLLQYKEIRDAAAVLDEMSTRWQTRFERVADDLPTRRNDPADQPIVELEIWDLVSAFGRIMRESAGPPATEVIYDDTPIHIYMQKIHHQLAEHVRVPLVDLVPPGQHKSAYIGWFLAMLELTRHHGAAVDQNEQGEIEVVRTEKYSDSLNVNEVDNYGTQSIDNSNMPIRMR; the protein is encoded by the coding sequence ATGAGCTTTCGCATTGATTTGCCGGTCTATCGCGGGCCGATCGACCTGCTGCTGTATCTGGTTCGACGCCAAGAATTGTCGCTGACTGAAATGTCGCTGGCCAAAGTCGTCGACCAATACGTCGCTCATCTGGAGGTGTTGCAAGAGCTGGATTTGGGCGAAGTCGGTGACTTTCTCGAGCTGGCGGCGACCTTGGTCGAGATGAAGAGCCAAGCCGTCTTGCCAAAGATCGAGGAAGAAACCGAAGAGGAAGCCGTCGAGGACACGCACGAACAACTCGTGGAACGACTGCTTCAATACAAAGAGATTCGAGACGCGGCGGCGGTGCTGGATGAAATGTCCACTCGCTGGCAAACTCGTTTCGAACGCGTCGCAGATGACTTGCCCACCCGGCGAAACGATCCCGCCGACCAACCCATCGTCGAACTCGAAATTTGGGACTTGGTCAGCGCCTTCGGACGGATCATGCGTGAATCGGCTGGTCCACCGGCCACCGAAGTCATCTACGACGACACTCCCATTCACATTTACATGCAGAAGATTCACCACCAACTGGCGGAACACGTTCGCGTGCCGTTGGTGGACCTGGTTCCACCGGGGCAACACAAATCGGCCTACATCGGCTGGTTCCTTGCCATGTTGGAACTCACCCGTCACCACGGCGCGGCGGTGGATCAAAACGAACAAGGCGAAATTGAAGTCGTGCGAACCGAAAAGTACTCGGACAGTTTGAACGTCAACGAGGTCGACAACTACGGAACCCAGTCGATCGACAACAGCAACATGCCGATCCGGATGCGTTGA
- a CDS encoding MBL fold metallo-hydrolase, with product MVDNIPLLSHVHNGLTIEGYSRAAVQTCWRVNELKLLFDVGVQPWDFMGTSTMFISHAHLDHIAALPAYVSRRRMMKMDPPVIYLPDSAVDMAWKMLQTFRSLDRGAMPCELIGLLDGDETKIGREYVVQSMKVHHTIDALGFIVYQRRHKLKPEYLDLPGEKIRDLKMSGTEITTEQRVPVFAYTGDTSPKGLDHNPEFYDAKILISELTFAAPEHRRAKIHKHGHMHVDDYRERADQFQNELVIGSHASTRYTDAQIKRFVKKALPGMLDDRLKLWI from the coding sequence ATGGTCGACAACATTCCGCTTCTCTCGCACGTCCACAACGGACTGACGATCGAGGGCTATTCCCGCGCAGCGGTGCAAACCTGTTGGCGCGTCAACGAACTGAAGTTGCTCTTTGATGTCGGAGTGCAACCGTGGGACTTCATGGGTACATCGACCATGTTCATCTCCCATGCGCACTTGGATCACATTGCCGCGTTACCCGCCTACGTTTCGCGGCGGCGGATGATGAAGATGGATCCTCCGGTGATTTACCTACCGGATTCCGCCGTGGACATGGCTTGGAAGATGCTGCAAACGTTTCGCAGCCTGGACCGCGGTGCGATGCCCTGCGAGTTGATTGGCCTGCTCGATGGCGACGAAACCAAGATTGGTCGCGAATACGTTGTTCAGTCGATGAAGGTCCATCACACGATCGATGCGTTGGGATTCATCGTTTACCAACGTCGACACAAGCTCAAACCGGAATACCTGGATCTGCCCGGCGAGAAGATTCGCGACCTGAAGATGTCAGGCACGGAGATCACCACCGAGCAACGCGTCCCCGTGTTCGCTTACACCGGTGACACCTCGCCGAAAGGATTGGACCACAATCCCGAGTTCTACGATGCGAAAATCTTGATCAGTGAATTGACTTTCGCGGCACCGGAGCATCGCCGTGCCAAGATTCATAAACATGGTCACATGCACGTGGATGACTACCGCGAACGAGCGGATCAATTCCAAAACGAATTGGTGATCGGTTCTCACGCGAGCACTCGTTACACCGACGCACAGATCAAACGGTTTGTCAAAAAGGCGTTGCCCGGAATGTTGGATGATCGGCTGAAGCTTTGGATCTGA
- the hemW gene encoding radical SAM family heme chaperone HemW — MTSLPPGGWPTPQSLYVHVPFCRHRCGYCNFSVISGRDDLQDRFLQAVERELTSTPGASRAQLRTIFLGGGTPTRLSPDRLKRLRQSIDDTFSVADDAEITAEANPEDIDEACLNALQDIDVNRISLGVQSFDADKLRCLERGHNRESALAAIEAAAERIGNVSIDLIFGAPGETLESWKTDLAIASQSPITHVSTYALTFEKGTSFWSRRSRGDLSEVDESLELQMYEAAQHQFSQNAWQQYEISSFANGPHRCRHNLAYWAGNGWLAVGPGAARFVDGKREVNHRSTTTYIKRMLNDGVATDEIEAITLEQYARELAAFGVRQLDGIDLAMVHDRTSIDLETVLSQTLTKLQSMELVTYHNHHLRLTQRGILFADTVATALLSEPE, encoded by the coding sequence ATGACGTCACTTCCGCCGGGAGGTTGGCCAACACCACAGTCGCTGTACGTGCATGTTCCGTTTTGCAGGCATCGATGTGGCTATTGCAATTTCAGTGTGATCTCCGGGCGAGATGATCTGCAGGATCGTTTCTTGCAAGCGGTTGAACGGGAGTTGACGTCGACTCCCGGTGCATCCCGGGCCCAGCTTCGAACCATCTTTCTCGGCGGAGGCACGCCCACGCGATTGTCGCCCGATCGTTTGAAACGTTTGCGTCAATCGATCGACGACACCTTCAGCGTTGCCGATGACGCGGAGATCACGGCGGAAGCCAACCCCGAAGACATCGATGAGGCGTGTCTGAATGCATTGCAAGACATCGACGTCAATCGCATCAGCCTCGGCGTCCAGTCGTTTGATGCGGACAAATTGCGTTGTTTGGAACGAGGCCACAATCGCGAATCCGCGTTGGCGGCAATCGAAGCGGCGGCCGAACGAATTGGAAACGTGTCGATCGATTTGATCTTTGGTGCCCCGGGAGAAACCTTGGAAAGCTGGAAGACTGATCTAGCGATCGCGTCGCAGTCACCAATCACGCACGTGTCCACCTATGCGTTGACGTTTGAAAAAGGCACCTCGTTCTGGTCACGACGATCACGAGGCGATTTGTCCGAAGTGGATGAATCTCTCGAACTGCAAATGTACGAAGCCGCCCAACATCAGTTTTCCCAGAACGCTTGGCAACAATACGAGATCAGCAGTTTCGCGAACGGTCCGCATCGTTGCCGGCACAATTTGGCTTACTGGGCGGGCAACGGCTGGCTCGCGGTGGGACCGGGAGCGGCTCGGTTTGTGGATGGCAAGCGGGAAGTCAATCACCGCAGCACCACGACTTACATCAAACGCATGTTGAACGACGGTGTTGCAACCGACGAAATCGAAGCCATCACGTTGGAACAATACGCGAGAGAACTGGCGGCCTTCGGAGTGCGTCAGCTCGACGGGATCGACCTTGCCATGGTCCATGATCGCACTTCGATCGACTTGGAAACGGTGCTTTCCCAAACGCTGACCAAACTTCAATCGATGGAACTGGTCACGTATCACAATCACCATCTCAGACTCACCCAACGCGGCATCCTATTCGCGGACACCGTCGCAACCGCTCTGCTGTCCGAGCCCGAGTGA
- a CDS encoding AraC family transcriptional regulator, producing MKKTLDKEAFFDRLAPGQQVLKLFDWLPDVSFFVKDRQGRFMALNRRGCEYCGIHSEDEAIGKTDHDFFPKTRADEYREDDLQVMRSKEAIINRIESAPEEAGSPRLVTTSKIPLKDRRGRVIGVAGFSRQVERMQSGSADSMEQVMQYIHEHYREDIPTGHLAEMASLSASHFERRFRLAFGSSPRQYLIRVRVENAARKLRETDDRVTSIAQRCGFYDHAHFSRSFQRIMNMSPTEYRKRNQG from the coding sequence ATGAAAAAGACACTCGACAAAGAGGCTTTCTTTGACCGACTCGCACCCGGTCAACAGGTGCTAAAGTTGTTTGATTGGCTGCCGGACGTGTCGTTTTTTGTGAAAGACCGCCAAGGTCGATTCATGGCACTGAATCGTCGTGGATGTGAATATTGCGGCATCCACTCAGAGGACGAGGCCATCGGAAAGACGGACCACGACTTCTTTCCCAAGACGCGGGCGGACGAATACCGCGAGGATGATCTGCAGGTCATGCGGTCCAAAGAAGCGATCATCAACCGAATTGAAAGTGCACCGGAAGAGGCGGGTTCGCCACGCTTGGTGACCACCAGCAAGATCCCACTGAAAGATCGTCGCGGTCGGGTGATCGGTGTCGCTGGCTTTTCCCGCCAAGTCGAACGGATGCAATCCGGCAGTGCCGACTCGATGGAGCAAGTGATGCAGTACATTCACGAGCACTATCGCGAGGACATTCCCACCGGGCACTTGGCGGAGATGGCCAGCCTCTCGGCCAGCCACTTTGAACGCCGGTTCCGATTAGCGTTTGGTAGCTCACCACGCCAATACTTGATTCGCGTGCGGGTCGAAAACGCGGCTCGTAAGTTGCGGGAAACAGACGACCGAGTGACTTCCATCGCTCAGCGATGCGGCTTCTACGACCACGCCCACTTCAGCCGAAGCTTCCAACGCATCATGAACATGTCGCCGACGGAGTATCGCAAACGGAACCAGGGTTGA
- a CDS encoding DUF1553 domain-containing protein — protein MFVSNRKTIPLLLACWAVAAVQGRAADEIDFNRDIRPILSDRCYFCHGPDEANREAGLRLDDREEAAYVLETEELLDRIDSDDPYMQMPPPDSNLDLSAEQKALLRRWINEGAPYATHWSFEKLPTEVEVPEVNHETWSRQTLDRFVLAKIEDAGAKPNAEADPLRWYRRVTLDLTGLPPTIEAIEKFEAAVRIDQENAYEEAVDELLQSPSFGEHMSIAWLDVARYADSYGYQSDKLNTQWPYRDWVVRAFNENLPYDDFLTWQIAGDLLENPTREQQLATAFNRIHRLNNEGGAVFEEWRIENVADRVHTFSTAVMGLTLECARCHDHKYDPISAREFYSLSAFFNSIDESGVYDRTEKVPCPSLLLPTEEQSAELAAARVELTKQEERYADEVDQAKERFQLVTPQTVVPNSIPDLRLALSFDRKFNNSIKDLYHPSESDRAWAAMVDLVEVNDSDIPRLDASIADDDKALTAKGTQDDQVDSSPTRRALKLDGERGVTTHGIEPLDRWMPFSIVVTLKDTERSTERSLIVHHTRGTDCGYNGYDLTIQDGHLESRLARVWPGNAISVKTVNPIPADQWHQVCATYDGSSTAAGLKLYLDGQELETITLRDAVKKSANVKVDHGGEFVIGQRFRARGFAGGLIDDVRLYDRDLTALELRVLATGEPQSADAATYVSAFDEKAREAFAKLRQSRHAFVMAEEVIQEVPIMREMQQPRETHLLARGEYNAETNESTRVQREVLGALPIPFPEDAPQDRLGLARWVTHPDHPLTARVAVNRLWGNFFAEPLVRTPENFGLQGDLPTHPKLLDWLARDFVDHGWDMQRLCRNIVLSSTYRQDSRCTQEQYDADPTNQLLARGPSYRLAAEQIRDLALAAAGLLNPEMGGPPVSPYQPGEDLWRESNGMSPPYQQSVGKSLYRRSLYSVWKRTSPLPNMMVFDATSREVCTVKRSRTNTPLQALVLLNDEQFIEAARVLASTVLDQASLSDRIDAAFLQLAGRHPDATEMEQLTTLYEREQKFFDENPDAAKAFLSIGERDLPKNVTLKDLAATTSLCQVILNLDATIWKR, from the coding sequence ATGTTCGTTTCGAATCGAAAAACCATTCCTCTGTTGCTGGCTTGTTGGGCGGTTGCGGCCGTTCAAGGTCGAGCGGCGGACGAAATTGATTTCAACCGTGATATTCGCCCCATTCTTTCGGACCGTTGTTACTTCTGCCATGGACCGGACGAAGCCAACCGCGAAGCGGGGCTACGACTGGATGACCGCGAAGAAGCGGCTTATGTGCTGGAAACCGAAGAACTGCTCGACCGAATCGACAGCGATGATCCGTACATGCAGATGCCACCTCCGGATTCGAATTTAGATTTGTCGGCGGAGCAAAAGGCTCTGCTGCGGCGCTGGATCAACGAAGGGGCTCCCTACGCGACCCATTGGTCGTTCGAAAAACTTCCTACTGAAGTCGAGGTTCCCGAAGTCAACCATGAAACGTGGTCACGTCAAACGTTGGACCGTTTCGTGCTCGCCAAAATCGAAGACGCCGGTGCCAAGCCCAATGCCGAGGCGGATCCCCTGCGTTGGTACCGCCGCGTTACGTTGGACCTGACCGGTTTGCCGCCAACAATCGAAGCCATCGAGAAGTTCGAGGCTGCAGTCAGGATCGACCAAGAGAATGCCTACGAAGAAGCCGTCGATGAGCTGTTGCAATCGCCTTCGTTTGGCGAGCACATGTCCATCGCATGGTTGGATGTCGCTCGGTACGCCGATTCATACGGTTACCAAAGTGACAAACTGAACACGCAGTGGCCTTATCGTGATTGGGTCGTGCGAGCCTTCAACGAGAACCTTCCCTATGACGATTTTCTGACCTGGCAAATCGCCGGGGACCTGCTCGAAAATCCCACACGGGAACAGCAACTGGCCACCGCCTTCAATCGGATCCACCGTTTGAATAACGAAGGCGGCGCGGTTTTTGAAGAGTGGCGCATTGAGAATGTGGCGGACCGAGTCCACACGTTCAGCACGGCGGTCATGGGTTTGACGTTGGAGTGTGCACGGTGCCACGACCATAAATACGATCCGATCTCAGCTCGCGAATTTTATTCGTTGTCGGCATTCTTCAATTCGATTGATGAAAGCGGCGTTTACGACCGCACGGAAAAAGTCCCGTGCCCGTCTCTATTGCTTCCCACCGAGGAACAGTCCGCTGAGTTGGCCGCCGCTCGCGTCGAACTGACCAAACAAGAAGAACGCTACGCCGACGAAGTCGACCAAGCAAAAGAACGTTTCCAGTTGGTGACGCCCCAAACAGTCGTTCCAAACTCCATTCCGGATTTGCGGCTTGCTTTGTCGTTTGATCGCAAATTCAACAACTCGATCAAAGATCTTTACCATCCATCGGAGTCGGATCGGGCCTGGGCCGCGATGGTCGATTTGGTGGAAGTCAATGACTCGGACATCCCCCGGCTCGATGCTTCCATCGCCGATGACGACAAAGCTTTGACAGCGAAGGGCACTCAGGACGACCAGGTTGACTCCTCACCGACTCGTAGAGCGTTGAAGCTTGACGGCGAACGCGGTGTGACGACTCACGGAATCGAACCACTGGATCGCTGGATGCCGTTCAGCATTGTGGTCACTCTGAAGGACACTGAACGTTCGACCGAACGAAGCTTGATCGTTCACCACACCCGAGGAACGGACTGCGGCTACAACGGCTACGACCTGACCATCCAAGATGGCCATCTCGAATCACGATTGGCTCGCGTTTGGCCCGGCAATGCAATCAGCGTCAAAACGGTGAATCCCATTCCGGCCGATCAATGGCATCAAGTGTGTGCGACCTACGATGGGTCCTCCACCGCCGCTGGACTGAAGCTGTACCTCGACGGCCAGGAGCTTGAGACCATCACGTTACGGGATGCAGTCAAAAAATCCGCCAACGTCAAAGTGGATCACGGCGGTGAGTTTGTGATCGGGCAGCGTTTCCGTGCTCGCGGTTTTGCCGGAGGCTTGATCGACGACGTCCGTTTGTACGATCGTGACCTGACCGCGCTCGAACTCCGCGTGTTAGCAACCGGCGAACCTCAATCGGCGGACGCGGCAACATACGTTTCGGCATTCGATGAAAAGGCTCGAGAGGCCTTCGCCAAACTGCGTCAATCGCGGCATGCGTTCGTGATGGCCGAAGAGGTGATCCAAGAGGTCCCCATCATGCGAGAGATGCAGCAACCACGCGAAACTCACTTGCTGGCTCGAGGGGAATACAACGCGGAAACCAATGAATCGACTCGTGTTCAACGGGAAGTTTTGGGTGCTTTGCCCATTCCCTTTCCGGAAGATGCACCGCAAGACCGGCTTGGTTTGGCCCGTTGGGTCACGCACCCCGATCATCCGCTGACCGCTCGCGTGGCCGTCAATCGTTTGTGGGGCAACTTCTTTGCCGAACCGTTGGTTCGCACCCCTGAAAACTTTGGCCTGCAGGGCGATCTGCCCACACACCCGAAGTTACTTGACTGGCTGGCCAGAGACTTCGTCGACCATGGATGGGACATGCAACGACTGTGTCGCAACATCGTATTGTCGTCGACCTATCGCCAAGACTCACGCTGCACTCAGGAGCAATACGACGCGGACCCCACCAACCAACTGCTGGCTCGCGGTCCTTCGTACCGCCTCGCGGCCGAACAAATTCGCGATCTTGCACTCGCCGCGGCAGGCTTGTTGAATCCAGAGATGGGTGGACCGCCGGTCTCGCCCTACCAACCCGGCGAAGATTTGTGGCGTGAATCCAACGGCATGTCGCCACCGTACCAACAGTCGGTCGGCAAATCGCTGTATCGACGTTCGTTGTATTCGGTTTGGAAACGAACCTCGCCGCTACCCAACATGATGGTGTTTGACGCGACTTCACGTGAGGTCTGCACGGTGAAACGTTCGCGGACCAACACTCCGCTTCAAGCCTTGGTGCTGCTGAACGACGAACAGTTCATCGAGGCCGCGCGTGTGCTCGCTTCGACGGTGCTGGACCAGGCGTCGCTTTCAGATCGCATTGACGCTGCCTTTTTGCAGTTGGCCGGTCGCCACCCTGACGCGACCGAAATGGAACAGCTAACGACGCTGTATGAACGCGAGCAGAAGTTCTTCGATGAGAACCCGGATGCAGCCAAGGCATTTCTGTCGATCGGCGAAAGAGACCTACCGAAAAACGTGACGCTGAAGGATTTGGCCGCCACCACTTCGCTTTGCCAAGTGATCCTCAACCTCGACGCCACCATTTGGAAACGCTAA
- a CDS encoding DUF1501 domain-containing protein, whose translation MTPDFALQSQRRVFLKQATSTVGAAALAHLLGRENVSAATASPSTNGLHFAPKAKRIIYLFQSGGPAQQDLFDHKPMLEQMHGKELPPEVRGGQRLTGMSVNQSSLPVAASKFKFSQHGESGAWLSELLPYHRDIVDDVCFIKSMHTEAINHDPAITFFQTGSQIAGRPSLGSWISYGLGSENDELPAFVVLVTKGQGGQPLYSRLWGNGFLDSKYQGVQFRGGEDPVLYLSNPNGISRDHRRQQLDVINQLNAHQFQREFDPEIESRIAQYEMAFKMQSSVPDATDFSDEPESTFEMYGEDARQPGTFAANCLLARRLAQRDVRFIQLYHQGWDQHSNLPKGITGQAKETDQASAALVKDLKRLGMLDDTLVIWGGEFGRTSYSQGTLTPGNYGRDHHPRCFTTWMAGGGIRPGVSHGTTDEFSYNVVEDGVHVHDFNATILHLMGIDHERLTYKYQGRRFRLTDVHGHVVQNILA comes from the coding sequence ATGACACCTGATTTCGCCCTGCAATCGCAACGTCGCGTTTTTTTGAAACAAGCAACCTCAACCGTGGGTGCTGCGGCCCTGGCGCACTTGCTCGGCCGAGAAAACGTTTCCGCAGCCACCGCGTCGCCTTCGACCAATGGTTTGCACTTTGCTCCGAAGGCCAAGCGGATCATTTACCTGTTTCAATCCGGCGGTCCCGCCCAACAAGACTTGTTTGACCACAAGCCGATGCTGGAACAGATGCACGGGAAGGAATTGCCACCCGAAGTCCGCGGCGGTCAACGATTGACGGGGATGTCCGTGAATCAAAGTTCGCTTCCCGTCGCGGCATCCAAGTTCAAGTTTTCACAACACGGCGAATCCGGGGCTTGGCTCAGTGAGTTGTTGCCATACCACCGCGACATCGTCGACGACGTGTGCTTCATCAAATCCATGCACACCGAGGCGATCAATCACGACCCGGCCATCACGTTCTTCCAAACCGGTTCGCAGATTGCCGGCCGGCCGTCCTTGGGGTCGTGGATCTCTTACGGTTTGGGCAGCGAAAACGATGAACTTCCCGCGTTTGTGGTTTTGGTCACCAAAGGGCAGGGCGGGCAACCGCTGTACTCACGGTTGTGGGGCAACGGTTTCTTGGATTCGAAATATCAAGGCGTCCAATTCCGAGGTGGTGAAGATCCGGTTTTGTATCTCTCCAACCCCAACGGCATCTCTCGGGATCACCGCCGTCAACAATTGGATGTGATCAACCAACTGAACGCGCATCAATTTCAACGTGAGTTTGATCCGGAGATTGAATCTCGAATCGCGCAATATGAAATGGCGTTCAAGATGCAATCGAGTGTTCCAGACGCGACCGACTTTTCCGATGAACCGGAATCGACGTTTGAAATGTACGGGGAAGACGCTCGCCAACCGGGAACTTTCGCCGCCAACTGTTTGCTGGCACGGCGGTTGGCTCAGCGTGACGTTCGATTCATTCAGTTGTACCATCAAGGATGGGACCAGCATTCGAACCTTCCCAAAGGCATCACCGGCCAAGCGAAGGAAACCGATCAAGCATCAGCGGCACTTGTGAAGGACCTGAAACGCTTGGGCATGCTGGATGACACACTTGTGATTTGGGGCGGCGAATTTGGTCGCACGTCTTACTCGCAGGGCACGCTGACGCCTGGCAATTACGGTCGCGACCACCATCCACGTTGCTTCACGACTTGGATGGCCGGCGGTGGGATTCGACCGGGGGTCAGCCACGGAACGACGGACGAATTCAGCTACAACGTCGTGGAAGATGGCGTGCACGTGCATGACTTCAACGCGACGATCCTGCATCTAATGGGCATCGATCACGAACGATTGACCTACAAGTATCAGGGTCGCCGATTCCGATTGACCGACGTGCATGGTCACGTGGTTCAAAACATCTTGGCTTGA